One part of the Magallana gigas chromosome 5, xbMagGiga1.1, whole genome shotgun sequence genome encodes these proteins:
- the LOC105322710 gene encoding uncharacterized protein isoform X2, producing MVGKSNLLRCYLGKTLIDTYAPTVFSTIKDSLTVGKKQIKVKFVDTAGQQEYSRLRMLSYAKSDVIILCFSAIDRLSYERISLLWIPEIRRTVKKKVPIFLVATHKDLKSEGYVRRCTRVVSKEEGEELAEEINADGFFETSTTDSCCVKKIIECAITAVHYNRTRYLQTLKNVFF from the exons ATGGTGGGAAAATCCAATCTTCTACGATGTTACCTAGGGAAGACGTTAATTGATACGTATGCCCCAACTGTGTTTTCAACAATCAAAG ATTCTCTGACTGTGGGGAAGAAACAAATCAAGGTGAAGTTTGTGGACACTGCCGGACAG CAAGAATATTCGAGATTGCGGATGCTCTCTTACGCTAAGAGTGACGTCATCATCCTTTGCTTTAGTGCCATCGACAGGCTCTCGTACGAGCGGATTAGTCTTTTGTGGATACCAGAAATCAGAAGGACTGTAAAGAAAAAAGTTCCCATTTTCCTGGTTGCGACCCACAAAGATCTAAAAAGCGAAGGTTACGTCAGAAGATGTACCCGGGTTGTGTCAAAGGAGGAAGGGGAAGAACTAGCAGAGGAGATAAATGCGGACGGTTTTTTCGAGACATCCACGACGGATTCTTGTTGCGTGAAGAAGATCATTGAATGTGCCATTACTGCCGTTCATTATAACAGAACGAGATACTTACAGACATTGAAAAacgtgtttttttaa
- the LOC105322710 gene encoding uncharacterized protein isoform X1 yields MFKPPSMYSLVGDAMVGKSNLLRCYLGKTLIDTYAPTVFSTIKDSLTVGKKQIKVKFVDTAGQQEYSRLRMLSYAKSDVIILCFSAIDRLSYERISLLWIPEIRRTVKKKVPIFLVATHKDLKSEGYVRRCTRVVSKEEGEELAEEINADGFFETSTTDSCCVKKIIECAITAVHYNRTRYLQTLKNVFF; encoded by the exons TCTGGTTGGTGATGCAATGGTGGGAAAATCCAATCTTCTACGATGTTACCTAGGGAAGACGTTAATTGATACGTATGCCCCAACTGTGTTTTCAACAATCAAAG ATTCTCTGACTGTGGGGAAGAAACAAATCAAGGTGAAGTTTGTGGACACTGCCGGACAG CAAGAATATTCGAGATTGCGGATGCTCTCTTACGCTAAGAGTGACGTCATCATCCTTTGCTTTAGTGCCATCGACAGGCTCTCGTACGAGCGGATTAGTCTTTTGTGGATACCAGAAATCAGAAGGACTGTAAAGAAAAAAGTTCCCATTTTCCTGGTTGCGACCCACAAAGATCTAAAAAGCGAAGGTTACGTCAGAAGATGTACCCGGGTTGTGTCAAAGGAGGAAGGGGAAGAACTAGCAGAGGAGATAAATGCGGACGGTTTTTTCGAGACATCCACGACGGATTCTTGTTGCGTGAAGAAGATCATTGAATGTGCCATTACTGCCGTTCATTATAACAGAACGAGATACTTACAGACATTGAAAAacgtgtttttttaa